In one window of Prionailurus bengalensis isolate Pbe53 chromosome B3, Fcat_Pben_1.1_paternal_pri, whole genome shotgun sequence DNA:
- the ACIN1 gene encoding apoptotic chromatin condensation inducer in the nucleus isoform X11, whose protein sequence is MPEAVGTDPSTSRKMAELEEVTLDGKPLQALRVTDLKAALEQRGLAKSGQKSALVKRLKGALMLENLQKHSTPHAAFQPNSQIGEEMSQNSFIKQYLEKQQELLRQRLEREAREAAELEEASAESEDEMIHPEGVASLLPPDFQSSLERPELELSRHSPRKSSSVSEEKGESDDDKPRKGERRSSRVRQARAAKLSECSQAAEEEEDQEAPSRNLRVRADRNLKTEEEEEEEEEEEEDEEEEEDDEGQKSRDVPVLKQFEETEEREEIPKAKPEEVIDERSQTIRSQEQEGLERGGRVTRSQEEARRSHMARHQQEKEMKTVSSLEEEEKEVNILKGFEEKSKSPSPPRLTEDLEKAPLVLQPEQNASEEETPPPLLTKEASSPPSNTQLQSEEEIEPMEGPAPPVLIQLSPHNTDAEARELLISQHTVQLVGGLSPLSSLADTKAESLAEKVPEESVLPLVQKSTLAECSTQKGLETESEKSAQPLPLKIEELAPAKGITEESLKQLSLEQKEGRRASHTLLPSHRLKQSADSSSSRSSSSSSSSRSRSRSPDSSGSQSHSSPRSKQRDGSRARTHTNPRGRSEMDSRSTSESRSRSRSRSASSNSRKGSPKKCEAEEAEPPAATQPQTSETQTSHLPESERIHHTVEEKEEVTMDTSENRPENEVPEPPVPIADQVSNDDRPEGSAEDEEKKESSLPKSFKRKISVVSATKGVPAGNSDTEGGQPGRKRRWGASTATTQKKPSISITTESLKEAIVDLHADDSRISEDETERNGDDGTHDKGLKICRTVTQVVPAEGQENGQREEEEEEKEPEAEPPIPPQVSVEVALPPPVEHEVKKVTLGDTLTRRSISQQKSGVSITIDDPVRTAQVPSPPRGKISNIVHISNLVRPFTLGQLKELLGRTGTLVEEAFWIDKIKSHCFVTYSTVEEAVATRTALHGVKWPQSNPKFLCADYAEQEELDYHRGLLVDRPSETKTEEQGVPRPLHPPPPPPAQPPQHPRAEQREQERAVREQWAEREREMERRERTRSEREWDRDKVREGPRSRSRSRDRRRKERAKSKEKKSEKKEKAQEEPPAKLLDDLFRKTKAAPCIYWLPLTDSQIVQKEAERAERAKEREKRRKEQEEEEQKEREKEAERERNRQLEREKRREHSRERDRERERERERDRGDRDRDRERDRERGRERDRRDTKRHSRSRSRSTPVRDRGGRR, encoded by the exons ATGCCCGAAGCCGTCGGGACGGACCCGAGTACCTCACGCAAGATGGCGGAGCTGGAGGAGGTGACTCTGGACGGGAAGCCTCTTCAGGCGCTGCGGGTGACCGACCTGAAGGCCGCACTGGAGCAGCGAGGCCTAGCCAAGAGCGGGCAGAAGAGTGCCCTGGTCAAGCGGCTCAAAGGG GCTCTAATGCTAGAAAATTTGCAGAAACACTCAACACCCCATGCTGCATTCCAGCCAAATTCCCAG ATTGGCGAGGAAATGAGCCAGAACAGTTTCATAAAGCAGTATCTGGAAAAGCAGCAGGAGCTACTTAGGCAGCGTCTGGAACGTGAAGCCCGAGAAGCTGCAGAACTTGAAG AAGCTTCAGCTGAGTCGGAGGACGAGATGATCCATCCTGAGGGAGTGGCTTCCCTGCTGCCTCCTGACTTTCAGAGCAGCCTGGAGAGACCAGAGCTGGAGCTCAGCAGACATTCACCCA GAAAAAGCTCCTCTGTTTCTGAAGAGAAAGGTGAATCTGATGATGATAAaccaaggaaaggagaaagacgATCATCCAGGGTCAGACAG gcaagaGCAGCTAAACTCTCTGAGTGCAGCCAGGCtgctgaggaggaagaggaccaAGAGGCACCTTCCAGAAATCTGCGGGTCAGAGCAGATCGAAATTtgaaaacagaggaggaagaagaagaggaggaggaagaggaggaagatgaggaagaggaagaagatgatgaGGGACAAAAATCTAGGGATGTACCAGTCCTGAAACAGtttgaggaaacagaagagagggaagagatacCCAAAGCAAAACCAGAGGAGGTGATAGATGAGAGATCCCAAACCATAAGATCCCAGGAACAGGAGGGgttagagagaggagggagagttACAAGGTCCCAGGAGGAGGCCAGAAGAAGTCATATGGCCAGACATCAGCAggagaaagagatgaaaacagtttcttctcttgaggaggaagaaaaggaagtaaacattttaaaaggcttCGAGGAAAAATCGaaatccccctcccctcctcgacTGACTGAAGATCTGGAGAAGGCCCCTCTTGTGCTACAACCAGAGCAAAATGCCAGTGAGGAGGAAACTCCCCCACCCTTACTTACCAAGGAAGCATCTTCTCCACCGTCTAATACACAACTCCAGagtgaagaagaaatagagcCCATGGAAGGCCCAGCTCCCCCTGTCCTCATTCAGCTGTCTCCTCATAATACAGATGCTGAGGCCAGGGAGCTATTAATATCTCAGCATACTGTCCAGTTGGTGGGAGGCCTGTCTCCTTTGTCCAGTCTTGCAGACACCAAAGCAGAATCTCTAGCAGAGAAAGTGCCAGAGGAGAGTGTCCTGCCTCTAGTTCAGAAAAGCACACTAGCTGAATGCTCAACCCAGAAGGGTCTTGAAACTGAGTCAGAAAAATCTGCTCAGCCACTCCCTCTAAAAATTGAGGAATTAGCACCGGCCAAAGGGATCACTGAGGAATCTCTGAAACAGCTGTCTTTGGAACAGAAGGAAGGCAGAAGGGCTTCTCATACTCTTCTCCCAAGCCACAGATTGAAACAGTCAGCTGACTCATCCTCAAGCCGgtcctcctcttcatcctccaGTTCTAGATCAAGATCCCGCTCTCCTGACAGCTCAGGCTCTCAATCTCACTCATCTCCAAGATCCAAGCAGAGAGATGGATCTCGGGCACGTACTCACACCAACCCTCGTGGTAGATCTGAGATGGACTCCAGATCAACGTCAGAGTCCAGGTCACGTTCCCGTTCCCGTTCAGCGTCAAGCAACAGCAGAAAA GGGAGCCCAAAGAAGTGTGAAGCTGAAGAGGCAGAGCCACCAGCTGCCACACAGCCCCAAACCTCAGAGACCCAGACTTCTCACCTACCAGAATCAGAAAGGATTCATCACACTGT tgaggagaaggaggaagtgaCCATGGACACAAGTGAAAACAGACCTGAAAATGAGGTTCCAGAACCCCCCGTGCCTATTGCAGACCAAGTCAGCAATGATGACCGCCCAGAGGGCAGTGCCGAAgatgaggagaagaaagag AGCTCGCTGCCCAAATCATTCAAGAGGAAGATCTCCGTTGTCT CAGCTACCAAGGGGGTGCCAGCTGGAAACAGTGACACAGAGGGGGGCCAGCCTGGTCGGAAGCGGCGTTGGGGAGCCAGCACAGCCACCACACAGAAGAAGCCCTCCATCAGTATCACCACTGAATCACTCAAG GAGGCTATTGTGGATCTTCATGCTGATGACTCCCGAATCTCTGAGGATGAGACAGAGCGTAATGGTGACGATGGAACACATGACAAGGGGCTGAAAATATGCCGGACTGTCACCCAG GTAGTACCTGCCGAAGGCCAAGAGAatgggcagagggaagaagaggaagaagagaaggagccCGAAGCAGAACCCCCTATACCTCCCCAGGTTTCAGTAGAGGTGGCCTTGCCCCCTCCTGTGGAGCATGAAGTAAAAAAAG TGACTTTAGGAGATACCTTAACTCGACGTTCCATTAGCCAGCAAAAGTCTGGAGTTTCCATTACAATTGATGACCCAGTCCGAACTGCTCAggtgccctccccgccccggggcAAGATCAGTAACATCGTCCACATCTCCAATTTG GTGCGTCCCTTTACTTTAGGCCAACTAAAGGAATTGTTGGGACGGACAGGAACTCTGGTGGAAGAGGCCTTCTGGATTGACAAGATCAAATCTCACTGCTTTGTAACG TACTCAACAGTAGAGGAAGCAGTTGCCACCCGCACAGCTCTACATGGGGTCAAGTGGCCCCAGTCCAACCCCAAATTCCTTTGTGCTGACTATGCTGAGCAAGAGGAG CTGGATTATCACCGGGGCCTCTTGGTGGACCGTCCCTCTGAAACTAAGACAGAGGAGCAGGGGGTACCACGGCCCCTgcatcccccgcccccacccccagcccagccaccACAGCATCCCCGGGCAGAACAGCGGGAGCAGGAGAGGGCGGTGCGGGAACAGTGGGCAGAGCGGGAACGGGAAATGGAGCGGCGGGAGCGAACTCGATCAGAGCGTGAATGGGATCGGGACAAAGTTCGAGAAGGGCCCCGCTCCCGATCACGGTCCCGTGACCGCCGCCGCAAGGAACGTGCGAAGTctaaagaaaagaagagtgagAAGAAAG AGAAAGCTCAGGAGGAACCACCTGCCAAGCTGCTGGATGACCTTTTCCGTAAAACCAAGGCAGCTCCCTGCATCTATTGGCTCCCTCTGACTGACAGCCAG ATTGTTCAGAAGGAGGCAGAGCGGGCTGAACGGGCCAAGGAGCGGGAGAAGCGGCGAAAGGAGCAAGAGGAGGAAGAGCAAAAGGAGCGGGA